A window of Rhododendron vialii isolate Sample 1 chromosome 13a, ASM3025357v1 contains these coding sequences:
- the LOC131314036 gene encoding G-type lectin S-receptor-like serine/threonine-protein kinase At4g27290, with product MVLPLILLSLFTSLSLFTEFTAALDELSPNQTLPDGAGGTLVSADESFELGFFSPPNSGNRYVGIWFKQVSLQTPIWVANKDNPVTDTSGVLTISPTGNIIITSNQTNLIWSSNSTMLSASPVLQLLDIGNLVVVNSNTGSYLWQSFDHPCDTLVPGMKLGWDISKNQEWYLTSWNSLQDPSMGDYTYRVDPRGLPQLVLRQGSTIACRSGPWDGIRFGGSLPLTPMIENTVFSPNFVYNTTFVYYSFVNIDDTIISRFVVNQTGLIEHLTWNQGSGEWVDIAILQADSCDTYDLCGPYAICNINEIPICHCMDGFVPKVPVEWNRLDWSGGCVEKTELNCTVAAGFRRFSRLKLPDTSYFLGNRTEISRVDCEEACLKNCSCLGFAQTDISGCVVWSGELLDMREYHEGRQDLYVRLAAFELCKFFTMSSVTDTDV from the coding sequence ATGGTCCTTCCCCTCattctcctctccctcttcacctctctctccctcttcacCGAATTCACCGCCGCACTCGACGAGCTATCTCCGAACCAGACACTCCCGGATGGTGCCGGTGGAACGCTGGTTTCCGCAGATGAATCCTTCGAGTTAGGCTTCTTCTCTCCACCCAACTCTGGAAACCGTTACGTCGGAATATGGTTCAAGCAAGTCTCACTACAAACACCCATTTGGGTAGCAAACAAAGACAACCCAGTAACAGATACGTCTGGTGTCCTCACAATAAGCCCCACTGGCAACATAATCATcacttccaaccaaacaaatctCATTTGGTCCTCAAACTCAACAATGTTATCAGCCAGTCCTGTTTTGCAACTCCTAGACATTGGAAACCTTGTTGTGGTCAATAGCAATACAGGGAGTTATTTATGGCAAAGCTTCGATCACCCGTGCGATACGTTAGTACCCGGCATGAAACTGGGATGGGATATTTCCAAAAACCAAGAGTGGTACTTAACGTCGTGGAATAGTTTGCAAGATCCATCCATGGGCGATTATACGTACAGGGTTGACCCCCGGGGTCTCCCCCAACTAGTACTTCGCCAAGGATCAACGATCGCTTGCCGAAGTGGACCATGGGACGGGATTCGCTTCGGTGGAAGTCTTCCACTAACTCCAATGATAGAGAACACTGTCTTCAGTCCTAATTTCGTATACAACACAACTTTTGTCTACTACTCGTTTGTTAACATTGATGATACTATCATTTCAAGGTTTGTGGTGAACCAAACAGGATTAATTGAGCACCTCACATGGAACCAGGGAAGCGGCGAGTGGGTAGATATAGCAATACTGCAAGCGGATTCATGTGATACGTATGATCTTTGTGGACCTTATGCGATATGCAACATAAACGAAATACCAATTTGTCATTGCATGGATGGGTTTGTACCAAAAGTTCCAGTGGAGTGGAATAGGTTGGATTGGTCAGGTGGGTGTGTGGAAAAGACAGAGTTGAATTGTACGGTGGCCGCGGGGTTTAGGAGGTTTTCCAGGCTGAAATTGCCGGACACGTCCTACTTTTTGGGGAATAGGACAGAGATAAGTCGGGTGGATTGCGAAGAGGCTTGTTTGAAGAATTGTtcttgtttgggttttgctcaaaCTGATATTAGTgggtgtgtggtttggtctgGGGAGTTGCTTGATATGAGAGAATATCATGAAGGCAGACAGGATTTGTACGTTCGGCTGGCTGCTTTTGAGCTCTGTAAGTTCTTCACAATGAGCAGTGTTACAGACACAGATGTTTGA
- the LOC131313103 gene encoding G-type lectin S-receptor-like serine/threonine-protein kinase At4g27290 — MVLPIILLSLFTSLSLSTEFTAALDTLSLNQTLSDATGEMLVSADESFELGFFSPPNSGNRYIGIWFKQVSLQTPIWVANKDNPVTDTSGVLTISPTGNIIITSNQTNLIWSSNSTMLPASPVLQLLDIGNLVVVNSNTGSYLWQSFDHPCDTLVPGMKLGWDISKNQEWYITSWNSLQEPSTGDYTYRVDPWGLPQLVLRRGSTISYRSGPWDGVRFGGAPPLTPLKENTIFRPTFVYNTTFVYYSFVNIDDTIISRFVVSQTGLLEHLTWNQGSGEWVDIVTLPADSCDTYDLCGPYAICNINEIPIAICHCMDGFVPKVPVEWNKLDWSGGCVAKTELNCTVAAGFRRFSRLKLPDTSYFLVNRTEISRVGCEEACLKNCSCLGFAQTDISGCVVWSGELLDMREYHEGGQDLYVRLAASELGSNKTTPRALIPSVTVISGVLALGLISWCVIIKKRRRITAQRRAQRLETGSQQVQENNRSTAEEDLELPLFDLATISRATDNFSYENKIGEGGFGPVYKGQLSSGQQVAVKRLAKTSGQGVKEFKNEVIFIAKLQHRNLVRLLGCCIHEEERMLIYEYMQKRSLELHIFNQTRGRSLDWQKRFDIIVGIARGLLYLHRDSRLRIIHRDLKASNILLDDDMNPKISDFGLARMFGDDQSEENTNRVLGTYGYMSPEYAINGLFSVKSDVFSFGVLVLEIVSGKKNRGFYHPDHDLNLLGHAWKLWNEGKPMNLVDALMESPIPTPEVVKCIQMALLCVQDRPEDRPPMSAVLLILDSENAILPPPKQPGFYTERFTLEMDFLSTGIYPLASNEVTMSVLHGR, encoded by the exons ATGGTCCTTCCCATCattctcctctccctcttcacatctctctccctctccaccgAATTCACCGCTGCGCTTGACACGCTATCCCTGAACCAGACACTCTCAGACGCTACCGGTGAAATGCTGGTTTCCGCGGATGAATCCTTCGAGTTAGGCTTCTTCTCTCCACCCAACTCTGGAAACCGTTACATCGGAATTTGGTTCAAGCAAGTCTCACTACAAACGCCCATTTGGGTAGCAAACAAAGACAACCCAGTAACAGATACGTCTGGTGTCCTCACAATAAGCCCCACTGGCAACATAATCATcacttccaaccaaacaaatctCATTTGGTCCTCAAACTCAACAATGTTGCCAGCCAGTCCTGTTTTGCAACTACTAGACATTGGAAACCTTGTTGTGGTCAATAGCAATACAGGGAGTTATTTATGGCAAAGCTTCGATCACCCGTGCGATACGTTAGTACCCGGTATGAAACTGGGATGGGATATTTCCAAAAACCAAGAGTGGTACATAACGTCGTGGAATAGTTTGCAAGAACCATCCACAGGCGATTATACGTACAGGGTGGACCCCTGGGGCCTCCCCCAACTAGTACTGCGCCGAGGATCAACGATCTCTTACCGAAGTGGACCATGGGATGGTGTTCGCTTCGGTGGAGCTCCTCCACTAACTCCACTAAAAGAGAACACCATCTTTCGTCCTACTTTCGTATACAACACAACTTTTGTCTACTACTCGTTTGTTAACATTGATGATACTATCATTTCAAGGTTTGTGGTGAGCCAAACAGGATTACTTGAGCACCTCACATGGAACCAGGGGAGCGGCGAGTGGGTAGATATAGTAACACTGCCAGCGGATTCATGTGATACGTATGATCTTTGTGGACCTTATGCGATTTGCAACATAAACGAAATACCAATTGCAATTTGTCATTGCATGGATGGGTTTGTGCCCAAAGTTCCAGTGGAGTGGAATAAGTTGGATTGGTCAGGTGGGTGTGTGGCAAAGACAGAGTTGAATTGTACGGTGGCCGCGGGGTTTAGGAGGTTTTCCAGGCTGAAATTGCCGGACACGTCctactttttggtgaataggACAGAGATAAGTCGGGTGGGTTGCGAAGAGGCTTGTTTGAAGAATTGTtcttgtttgggttttgctcaaaCTGATATTAGTgggtgtgtggtttggtctgGGGAGTTGCTTGATATGAGAGAGTATCATGAAGGCGGACAGGATTTGTACGTTCGGCTGGCTGCTTCTGAGCTCG GCTCCAATAAGACCACACCAAGGGCGTTGATCCCATCAGTAACGGTCATTTCAGGGGTTCTTGCACTGGGTTTAATCAGCTGGTGTGTAATTATTAAGAAGCGGAGGCGAATTACTGCTCAAAGGAGAG CTCAGAGACTGGAGACTGGAAGCCAACAGGTCCAAGAAAACAACCGAAGTACTGCAGAGGAGGACCTAGAACTACCTTTATTTGATTTGGCCACCATTTCAAGAGCCACTGATAATTTCTCCTATGAAAATAAGATAGGAGAAGGTGGATTTGGTCCCGTTTATAAG GGTCAACTCTCAAGTGGACAACAAGTAGCGGTGAAGAGACTCGCCAAGACTTCGGGGCAAGGCGTCAAAGAGTTCAAGAATGAGGTTATCTTCATTGCGAAGCTACAACATCGGAATCTGGTCAGGCTATTGGGATGTTGCATTCATGAAGAAGAACGGATGTTGATATATGAGTACATGCAAAAAAGAAGTTTAGAGTTACACATATTCA ATCAAACAAGAGGTAGATCACTGGATTGGCAAAAACGCTTTGACATTATAGTGGGGATTGCTCGAGGACTTCTCTATCTCCATCGTGATTCAAGATTGAGAATAATTCATAGGGATCTGAAAGCTAGCAACATTTTGTTGGACGACGACATGAATCCTAAAATTTCAGACTTTGGATTGGCGAGAATGTTTGGAGATGATCAGTCTGAAGAAAATACAAATAGGGTTCTTGGAACTTA TGGATATATGTCTCCAGAATATGCCATAAACGGGCTCTTCTCTGTGAAATCTGATGTTTTTAGCTTCGGTGTACTGGTTTTGGAGATTGTGAGTGGAAAGAAGAACAGAGGATTTTACCATCCCGATCATGACCTCAACCTTTTGGGACAC GCATGGAAACTATGGAACGAAGGAAAACCCATGAATCTAGTAGATGCTTTGATGGAGAGTCCGATTCCCACACCAGAAGTTGTAAAATGTATCCAAATGGCCCTTTTGTGTGTGCAAGATCGTCCTGAAGACAGACCGCCAATGTCAGCTGTTTTGCTAATCTTAGATAGTGAAAATGCAATCCTTCCACCTCCTAAACAACCTGGGTTTTACACGGAAAGGTTTACTCTCGAGATGGATTTTTTGTCAACTGGTATATATCCTCTCGCTTCAAATGAAGTAACAATGTCAGTACTTCATGGTAGATAG